ATGGCTCAGTGGCAGCGGCCTGGGCGAATTGAGGCCGTGGGTGCGCGAGATCAGTTCGCTGGAACGTTCCGGGCCGAGGTCGCCGGCATGCGGCTGGGCGATGGGCTTGAGGAAACCGACCTTGAGGCCGCTGCGTTCCAGCGCACCGACCAGGCCGAGGCTGATGGAGGTAAGGCCGACACCGAAGCCGGTGGGGGCGATGAAGAAGGTATGCATGAAAAAGCCTCAGTCGAGCAGGGCAAGGGTGTCGAGGGCAATCTGCCGCTCTTCGTTGGTGGGCACCACCAGCACGCGCGGGGAACCGGCGTAATGGATGGCACCGGCGACGCCGCGTACGCAGCGCGCATTGGCCTCGGCATCGAGTTGCAGGCCGAGCAGGCCGAGGTGATCGAGCGTCTTGCGGCGAACCAGCGCCGAGTTCTCGCCGATGCCGCCGGTGAAGACCAGGCCATCCAGACGGCGTAGCGCGCAACTCATCGCCGCCAGCGACTTGGCCAGGCGGTAGCAGAACACCTCGATGGCCAGGGTGGCGCCAGCGTGGCCCCGTTCGCGGGCCTGCTCCAGTGTGCGCATGTCGTTGGACAGGCCGGACAAGCCGAGCAGGCCGCTGTCCTTGTTGAGCATGCTGTCGATGCGCTCCAGGTTCCAGCCCAGGGTGCGGGCCAGATGGCTGTGCAGGTTGGGGTCGACGTCGCCGCTGCGCGTGCCCATCACCAAGCCTTCCAGTGGCGTCAGGCCCATGCTGGTATCGCGGCTCTGGCCATTCTCCACCGCGCAGGTGGAACTGCCGTTACCCAGGTGCGCCACCAGCCAACTGCTGGTCTCGAACGCCAGGCCGCTCATCTGTGCGGCCTTTTGGCTGACATAGCGATGGCTGGTGCCGTGGAAGCCATAGCGTCGCACGCCATGCTCGCGGTACAGCGCTTCGGGTACGGCGTAGCGATAGGCGTGCTCGGGCAAGCTCTGGTGGAAGGCGGTATCGAACACGGCGACCTGCGTAAGCGTCGGGAACAGCTTCATCGCCGCTTCGATGCCCTGCAGGTTGGCCGGGTTGTGCAGGGGCGCCAGGGGCGCGACCTGACGAATGGCTTGCAGACTGGCGGCATCCAGGCGGCTGGCGCTGGCGAAATGTTCGCCACCATGCACCACGCGGTGGCCGATGCCGTGCAGCTCACCGGCAGCGGCCTGCTGCACGATGGGCAGCAGATGCGACAGCGCCAGGCGATGATCGGCGCCTGGCAGCACCAGGCTGTCCTGGTGCTCGCCTCGTTGCCAGTGCAGCACCGCTTCCGGGCTGCCCAGGCGTTCGGCCAGGCCGCTGAGGATGAAAGCTTCTTGCGCTTCGTTGACCAGGGCGAACTTGATCGAGGAACTGCCGCAGTTGATGACCAGAATGTTGCGTGCCGACATGTGAGCTTCCTTGGATTCTTCGTGCGACCGATCCCTGGCGCATCGGCCATGGGCGAATGAGGGCCTGGAGCAACTGGGAATGCGTAGCCAGGGCCGATTCTGCCAGGGTGGTCGGTGGCGTACAGACTGAATATGGCCACAAGATAAGACTGCCAGCCAGCCGCCATACTCGCCCTGACGAAAATCAACGATACACACAGTCCATTTGTCAGGGGTCGGGTCGCAATCACGGCCGGCCTTGGTTAGACTTGATCATTCATTCCTCTTTCGCAAAAGGTCTCCCCATGCTGATCGCCGCCAACAAGGCCGTCTCCATCGATTACACCCTGACCAACGATGCTGGCGAGGTGATCGACAGCTCCGCTGGCGGCGCACCGCTGGTTTACCTGCATGGTGCCGGCAACATCATCGTCGGCCTGGAGAAGGCCCTGGTCGGCAAGCAGGCCGGTGACGAAGTGCAGGTCTCCGTCGAACCCGAAGAAGCCTACGGCGAATACAGCGCCGAGCTGGTCGCGACCCTGAGCCGCGCCATGTTCGAGGGTGTCGACGAGCTGGAAGTCGGCATGCAGTTCCATGCCTCCGGCCCGGACGGCAGCATGCAGATCGTCACCATCCGCGACATCGATGGCGACGACGTCACCGTCGACGGCAACCACCCGCTCGCTGGTCAGCGTCTGAACTTCCAGGTCAAGGTCGTCAATGTACGTGACGCCAGCCAGGAAGAAGTGGCTCATGGCCACATCCATGGTGAAGGTGGTCACCATCACTGATCGAGCCGAAGCGACTTGCGGTCGTCCTTTGCGAGGAAACCGCTGCTAAGCTCAATCATGCGATCAAGGCGCCTCAGGGCGCCTTTTTCATGCATCGCAACTGGCAGGGTAGCTTGCCCTGCTGCACTGGATTCGCCGAGGACGTTCGTCATGAGTGCCTTTCACGATCTCAATCTGCGTGCGCTGGACGGCCAGGATCTGCCGCTGGCGCCTTACAAGGGCCAGGTGGTGCTGGTGGTCAATGTCGCCTCCAAATGCGGTCTGACCCCCCAGTACGCCGGGCTGGAGAAGCTCTATCAACAGTACAAGGGCAACGGCTTTACCGTGCTGGGCCTGCCCTGTAACCAGTTCGCTGGTCAGGAGCCAGGCAGTGAGGAGGAAATCCGCTCATTCTGCAGTCTCAATTACGGCGTGACCTTCCCACTGGGCAGCAAGCTGGAAGTCAACGGCCCGGGGCGTCATCCGCTGTATCGCCTGTTGGCCGGTGAAGGCGCCGAATTCCCAGGTGACATCACCTGGAATTTCGAGAAGTTCCTGGTGGGCCAGGATGGCCGCGTGCTGGCGCGCTTCTCGCCACGTACCACGCCGGACGACCCGGCATTGATCCAGGCCATCGAGAAAGCCCTTGGTCTTTGAGAAGCGGCCAGTCTCTCGCCAATCGCCTGCCCATTGGGGGGGCGTTGGCGAGGTTGGGGTGTGACTGACCTGGATCAAGTCGCCCGATCTTGAATACGGCGTAATCGTCCTTATCTAGTCTGCATCTCAGCGAGCATCTTTTTTCGGGGATGTTGTCCCGGCTCGCTCTCCTGGAGGAAGGACATTTATGCGTATCGACCGTTTGACCAGCAAGTTGCAACTTGCACTCTCCGACGCCCAATCCCTGGCGGTGGGCATGGATCATGCCGCCATCGAGCCGCTGCACCTGATGCAGGCGCTGCTTGAACAACAGGGCGGCTCCATCAAACCGCTGCTGATGCAGGTGGGCTTCGACATCAACAGCCTGCGCCAGGGCCTGACCCGCGAGCTGGATCAGCTCGGCAAGCTGCAGAACCCCACCGGCGACATCAACCTGTCGCAGGATCTGGCGCGTCTGCTCAACCAGGCCGACCGCCTGGCGCAGCAGAAGGG
The genomic region above belongs to Pseudomonas sp. GOM7 and contains:
- a CDS encoding FKBP-type peptidyl-prolyl cis-trans isomerase encodes the protein MLIAANKAVSIDYTLTNDAGEVIDSSAGGAPLVYLHGAGNIIVGLEKALVGKQAGDEVQVSVEPEEAYGEYSAELVATLSRAMFEGVDELEVGMQFHASGPDGSMQIVTIRDIDGDDVTVDGNHPLAGQRLNFQVKVVNVRDASQEEVAHGHIHGEGGHHH
- a CDS encoding glutathione peroxidase; translated protein: MSAFHDLNLRALDGQDLPLAPYKGQVVLVVNVASKCGLTPQYAGLEKLYQQYKGNGFTVLGLPCNQFAGQEPGSEEEIRSFCSLNYGVTFPLGSKLEVNGPGRHPLYRLLAGEGAEFPGDITWNFEKFLVGQDGRVLARFSPRTTPDDPALIQAIEKALGL
- a CDS encoding acetate kinase; this encodes MSARNILVINCGSSSIKFALVNEAQEAFILSGLAERLGSPEAVLHWQRGEHQDSLVLPGADHRLALSHLLPIVQQAAAGELHGIGHRVVHGGEHFASASRLDAASLQAIRQVAPLAPLHNPANLQGIEAAMKLFPTLTQVAVFDTAFHQSLPEHAYRYAVPEALYREHGVRRYGFHGTSHRYVSQKAAQMSGLAFETSSWLVAHLGNGSSTCAVENGQSRDTSMGLTPLEGLVMGTRSGDVDPNLHSHLARTLGWNLERIDSMLNKDSGLLGLSGLSNDMRTLEQARERGHAGATLAIEVFCYRLAKSLAAMSCALRRLDGLVFTGGIGENSALVRRKTLDHLGLLGLQLDAEANARCVRGVAGAIHYAGSPRVLVVPTNEERQIALDTLALLD